In the genome of Deinococcus budaensis, the window GCTGGAGAGCGCCACCGCCAACGCCCGCTACGCGGCGAACGACTTCCAGATGCAGTTCAACTACTGGACGGACGACATCGCCGACCCCAGCCAGGGCACGGCGTACGCGGCCGTGTACGAGAACGCGGAGTCCTTTCACACCGGCTTTCGGAGCGCCCGGGTGGACGCCCTGTTCGCGCAGAGCCAGAAGGAACTCGACCGGGCAAAACGGGCGGCCCTGTACCGCCAGATTCAGGGCCTGCACATGCAGGCCGCGCCGATGCTGTTCCTGTACGAGCAGCCCTTCCCGGTCGCGCTGCGGCGCAGCGTGAAAGGCTTCGTGCAGACGCCCCTGGGGACCAACCTCTTCGTGAACACCTTCCTGGAGAAGTGATGGAGGGCGGCGCATGGATGCTGTCCTGACCGTCACGCCCAGGGTCGTGGGCCTGCTCGCCGGCGCGGGGGGGCTGGACCTGACCCCCGAGCGGGCAGGGGCGCTCGTTCCGGCCGTTCAGGCGCTGCTGGCGGGGGACGCGCGGCTCGCCGCCCTGAACCTGCACGTCGTCAGCGCGGCCGGGACCGTGTGGCCGGACGTGCCGGATGACTGACTCCAATGTCCTGTTCGCGTCCATCCCGCAGGTGGGGGCGCGCTACCGGGCGGGGACGCTCTCGCCCGTCGAGGTCACCCGGGCCGCGCTCGCCCGGATTCAGGAACTCGACCCGGGCCTGAACGCCTTCATCACCGTGACGGCGGACCTCGCCCTGGCCCAGGCCGCCCGCGCCGAGGCGGAATTGCGCGCGGGCACGGACCGGGGACCGCTGCACGGCATCCCGGTCGCCCTCAAGGACCTGGTGGACACGGCGGGGGTGCGCACCACCTGCGGCTCTCGCCTGCGCTCGGGGCACGTGCCGGACCACGACGCGGCCGTCACCGTGCGGCTGCGGGAGGCGGGCGCGGTGCTGCTGGGCAAGACGAACCTGCTGGAATTCGCCTACGGCGCCGTGCACCCGGACTACGGGCAGACGAACAACCCCTGGGACCTGAGCCGCACGTCCGGGGGCAGCAGCGGGGGGTCCGCCGCCGCCGTGGCGGCCGGGCTGTGCTTCGCGGCGTTCGGGACGGACACGGGCGGGTCCATCCGGATTCCCGCGGCGTACTGCGGGGTCACCGGCCTCAAACCCACCGCTGGCCTGGTGCCGCTCGGCGGGGTGTTCCCGCTCTCGTGGTCGCTGGACCACGGCGGCCCCCTGGCGCGCAGCAGCGGGGACGCCGCCCTGATGCTCGCGGCCCTCACCGGCCAGCCGGTCAACGCGGCGCCGCGTGACCTGCGCGGGGTTCGCTTCGGGGTCCTGGAGGAGCACACCCGCGGCCCCGAGATGCAGCCGGGCGTCGCGGAGGTATTCG includes:
- a CDS encoding amidase; its protein translation is MTDSNVLFASIPQVGARYRAGTLSPVEVTRAALARIQELDPGLNAFITVTADLALAQAARAEAELRAGTDRGPLHGIPVALKDLVDTAGVRTTCGSRLRSGHVPDHDAAVTVRLREAGAVLLGKTNLLEFAYGAVHPDYGQTNNPWDLSRTSGGSSGGSAAAVAAGLCFAAFGTDTGGSIRIPAAYCGVTGLKPTAGLVPLGGVFPLSWSLDHGGPLARSSGDAALMLAALTGQPVNAAPRDLRGVRFGVLEEHTRGPEMQPGVAEVFGRACDALRGAGAVLVEVQVPDLDLVDAALLPVLLPEASAVHAAWLRESPEAYAPATRRQLELGFTVGGVAHVRAQQFRHRLARDFLAALSGVEAMLTPTVPWVAPHEDPAVAGDQGSAEARRTAPANLTGFPALSLNAGFSAGLPVGLQVTTRPGEDALALSLGASLEALLGENRIPPPPAGTRPGERTTL